TATCGCAGACTATGAATTAGTGGGGAAAAATAGCATTATTGTGTATGCTAAACAGGAAGGAACGGCAGAGTTTATCCTATTCAATCAGAACCATCACCCCATAAAAAAATCGGCCATATTAGTGGATAACACTATTACCGCAGCACATAAAAGAATTCGGCTTGAGTACCCTGAAAGTGATATAGAGATTAACAAGATAGGCGATAGCTATATCCTGACAGGAACAGTAGAGACCGAAGAGGCAAAAGAAACGATTGCCAGCATCATTGGTGAAGCTATTGGTAGTGAAAAAACAATAGCCAGCAACAGTAAAAAAGACAGCGATGGTAACAGTCAATATTTTAACTCTCCAGAGTATTCAAGGGTTGTGAATAAAATAAAGTTACCTGGCTCAAATCAAGTAAATGTAAAGTTAACCATTGCAGAAGTCTCCAAAGACTTTAGTGAAAATATTGGGATGGATTGGAGTACTATCGGGAATTTTTCAGGTTCATTTCAATTTTTTAAACCTAATGGCTTAAATAAATTTAACGCAAAAGGCATTAGTGCATTAGTTCATGCTATTAATGATGATTCTATTGCCCGTGTTTTAGCCGAACCTAATCTCTCGGTATTATCAGGAGAAAGTGCCTCATTTTTAGTGGGTGGCGAGCTCCCTCTGGTTAATACTACGGCAAATAGTACGGTTATTACTTATAAACAATTTGGCATAAAACTAAACATCGGTGCCAAAGTCAATGCGAAAAAGCGTATCCGTATTAAATTGGATGAAGAGGTGAGTAGTGTAGATAAAGTATTTAATATCGATGGCGGAGATGCCTACCCTTCATTTAGAACACGCAAGGCGGCAACCACCTTAGAGCTAGGTGATGGTGAAAGTTTT
The sequence above is drawn from the Yersinia enterocolitica subsp. enterocolitica genome and encodes:
- a CDS encoding type II and III secretion system protein family protein translates to MKVARPRYLNQIALFFLCMIISFFIAFNRANAEPVYLSTGESYMIKTQEEIDTVFVSAAAIADYELVGKNSIIVYAKQEGTAEFILFNQNHHPIKKSAILVDNTITAAHKRIRLEYPESDIEINKIGDSYILTGTVETEEAKETIASIIGEAIGSEKTIASNSKKDSDGNSQYFNSPEYSRVVNKIKLPGSNQVNVKLTIAEVSKDFSENIGMDWSTIGNFSGSFQFFKPNGLNKFNAKGISALVHAINDDSIARVLAEPNLSVLSGESASFLVGGELPLVNTTANSTVITYKQFGIKLNIGAKVNAKKRIRIKLDEEVSSVDKVFNIDGGDAYPSFRTRKAATTLELGDGESFILGGLISSSEREALKKIPFIGDIPILGAFFRNAETRKNQTELVVVATVNLVRPVSEKEVELPNFMHTSTLERFFNFTHIMEVKREKMAKEFLSKGGFSK